A genomic region of Pyrus communis chromosome 14, drPyrComm1.1, whole genome shotgun sequence contains the following coding sequences:
- the LOC137715362 gene encoding nucleolar complex-associated protein 2-like codes for MRELICQIEANCQFTNERRMSISFLPNDPAAAYLLEDEKKSGACLLSKYVATLHEVAQQRNASLSESSVLVGEHSSVFGSKGRESDEEDDTKDDEGIAAFRSPWLPGKDSKAEPPKDVKKKKRKLKTECQDQVAMDEDIVQELVLSSDEEDRSLATPLRLMKMEWRNQLLRSWKARSRNALQVYKKRMQNLKQKVKEEKDG; via the exons ATGAGGGAGCTCATTTGTCAG ATCGAGGCTAATTGTCAGTTTACAAATGAAAGGCGTATGTCAATTTCTTTTCTCCCAAATGATCCTGCAGCTGCGTATTTGCTTGAG GATGAGAAAAAGTCAGGGGCATGCCTTCTGTCGAAGTACGTTGCAACTCTACATGAAGTAGCACAACAAAGAAATGCTTCGTTGTCGGAATCCAG TGTTCTAGTGGGCGAGCATTCATCTGTCTTTGGAAGTAAAGGACGAGAAAGCGACGAAGAAGATGACACCAAGGACGACGAAGGCATTGCTGCCTTTAGGTCGCCCTGGTTACCAGGAAAGGATTCCAA AGCTGAACCACCCAAagatgtgaaaaagaagaaaaggaagctAAAGACTGAGTGCCAGGACCAAGTAGCCATGGATGAAGATATTGTTCAGGAGTTGGTACTCAGTTCTGATGAAGAAGACAGGTCTTTAGCGACACCTCTTCGGCTGATGAAGATGGAGTGGAGAAACCAGCTCCTTCGAAGCTGGAAAGCAAGAAGCCGAAACGCTCTACaagtatataaaaaaagaatgcaaaacCTCAAGCAAAAGGTCAAGGAAGAGAAAGACGGCTAA